TGAGACAggaatttattattttatatgcatatataaagtGAAGCACTTGCTTGGAGGGGCAATGAAAGACCTGATACAAAACATCctgttctctggaaaccttgtgtaagatacacacacacacacacacacacacacaaaatgcagtgtgtgtaccTCCTTGTTTCAGAATGATGTTCTGATGGGTACTCTGACTGTCAAGGAGAACCTCACATTCTCTGCCAATCTGCGGCTCTCCCCAGCAGACTACACTTCATTAGACAAAGCAGAGAATGTCGACTCGGTCATCCAGGAGCTGGGCTTGAAGGACTGTGCAGACACCAAGGTATTCCTATTCTCCTATTCACTTCACCTAGAATTTCACAGCTGAGCAAGAAGTGTGCAAAGCTGATAAGTGCAGTTGGGCGGTgggaagctcagtggttaaggcacttgactagtaatcagaaggctgctgattcaagccccatcactgttGGCTCCCTGAGAAagaccctcaactgctcaagttgtatttaaatataattttaagtttccttggataaaagtgtcaggttaATGTAAATGCCCTTGTGCTACGAATGGATTCAGAGTACTTTTAAAGGTActctaagtctctctctctctctctctctctctctctctcccactttctttctttctttctttctttttttttctttctttctttctttctttctctctctctcgctctctctctctctcttccccccccccctcagatTGGCGCAGAGTTTTTGCAGGGAGTATCTGGCGGCGAGAGGAAGAGGTGCAGCATTGGCATGGAGCTTatcacctccccctctctgctcttcctggATGAGCCCACTACAGGCCTGGACTCCAACACGGCCAGTGCCATCGTCGCCCTTCTGCATAAGTGCGGCTCTGTTACACCCCGCCCGGTGCTCCTTTTTACCACATCCTCCCCACAGCGGCATGTGGACCTACAGGTTTTAGAGGAACCTGCCTAGTTCACAAACACGCACGTTTGAATCTTGTATACTCGTCATGCTCGGGCACGTCTTTTACTGGAATATGCAGCCATTCACATACCCGCTGACCTGTGTCCAACACAGCCAAAAACAATTgatctttctgtctcactggtATCATTCATGTCATTCCTGTTTTTAATCCTCTGTTCTCCCTGTGCAGTCTCTCCAGGAAAGGGAAGACTGTCATCTTTTCCATCCACCAACCTCGCTTTTCCATCTTCCGGCAGTTTGATCACCTTACTCTCCTGAACAAGGGGGAAGTCGTCTACGCAGCAGCTGCAGACCAGGCCATTAGCTACTTCGAAGGACTAGGTACTAGATAAAGCAGTAAAAGCAGGTTCTACAGACCTTTCCCTAAATGACTTCAAAAGATTTGTTTAAGCTGTTGTTGCAAACATTAACTGAGCATTTTTAACCAAACATACATCACCATTTATATCagttatttctttaaaaaaaaactgccagCTGCTCATAAATTAAGATTAATTGgttatatttttttgtcattacaCAGACAAAAAGGCCTTACACAGTAATTTTCACAAAGGTTGAAATGCCACACAATATTAATCAGTAAAGCTGTATTGAACTCAGGCATTATTGCAGAACTGGTCAAGACAGGACAGAATGATACAAGAATGTTCTATTCACACAGATATTTTTTAGTTGCTGTAAAGTGTGTACAGTAATCTTAAAGTTGTGTTCTTTCTCAAAGGTTATAAATGTGAGCCGTTTAATAACCCAGCAGATTTCTTCCTTGACATCACCAATGAAAACTTATTTCCTCAGGGTGATGCTGGCAAATCAGGTACTGGCAAATCAGGTTCTGCTGTCTAAAAAATTTGGTTGTCTGAAGAAactgtgaatgaatgaacgacTTAATTTCAGTTAACATGATCCGACCTTAACCCTATAGAGGGCTGGATATTGTGAAAACACCTTATATCTCTACCAATGTTTAGAGTAAAACAAGGAAATACAAATTTGTCAATATTCAAGTTCAAAACATTTCTTTGAAATCTTTAGATGATGATCcatgttaaataatgtttaatatgtttttcCCCCCCTAAAAAAATGCTGCTCTTGTTCATACTAGTTAGTCATGTCctccctgtgtttgttcagagaCCCTGAATAGTGGTGATATAATGCTGTCGTGTGAGAATCCTCTGGCATTGAGGTACAGGCAGTCATCCCAGTACTGCCAACTCACTGAACATCTGCAGGAGCTGACACAAGGTCTCAGCCTGCAGGCCAAGACAGGCAGTGACCAGGCCTGTTATGCTACGTCCTTCTGTTACCAGGTCAATAGCCATGCCTTGTTTAACTCAAAAGAAAATTATTAGAAATTATTCTAAAGGTTTGTCTTCGTGTGATATATGAAACGGGGTTCTGTTCTATAGCTCAGGTTAGTGAGCAGCCGCACAGTGAAGAACATCCTGAAGAACCCTCAGACCTCCTATGCACAGCTGTTCcttaacatttttcttctgcattctgGTGGGACTGATCTACTGCCAGATCCCTCACACCTTGCCTGAGGCTCTGCAGAACAGGTGACCTCATGTCAAAGGGTACTGAGAATGTTTTTTGCAGCTATTGTTAAGACAATGATTCTGTGCTTCCGAATAAAAGCAAGTGACTGTCCAAAAGAGACATGAATTCAGTGCTTTGTAAAAGTTTGTTTATTCTAAGTGTGACCAAGGTTTTGTTGACTCTTCAGAACTGGCGCATTCTTCTTCCTGGTCATCAACATGGTCTTTGGCAACCTTTCTGCAGTTGAGCTCTTCATTAGTGACAGAGTACTTTTCATGTAAgcctatagtgtgtgtgtgtagttgggtATTTGTTATTTGAGTATAAGCTTGCTTTAAGGGTCATTTCCTTTCCTGCCATTTCCCCCCCAGCCATGAAAATTCCAGTGGCTACTACCGCACATCTGTGTACTTTCTGTCCAAAGTATTTGCTGACCTCATTCCAAACCGCATACTCCCTGTCTTTTTCTCTGCAATTCCATACTTCATGATGGGTGAGTGGATGACCCCATCAATGACTCAGAGGATCAGTGATTCCCAGGCCTGTCCTTACCTGAGACACTAATCTTAACATAAGGGTACATACACTGTGATTACAATATATAATGCTTGCCTTCTCTCCCCTAGCCTTAAAGCCTAAGGTTGAAGCTTTCTTCCTGTTCTGTCTGACTGAGTCTGATCAGTCTAGCAGCAGTGAGCCTGGCTTTCCTGGTCAGTACCAGTGTGGGTTCTTTTGCCATGGCTAACATTCTTATCGCTCTGCCATTTGTTTTCATGATGGTGAGTCTGAGCACCACACATTGTTCCTCAAACCCATGGGAACTCTTAATGCAGAATGTAACATTTGAAAGGAATGTTAGATTTTAGAAGCCATGctagacaaataaataaagagtcGTGGGTATGGGAGATGTAGTTTCCACCATCACCTCACTGTGCTTTTTCCTTCTTGTAACCATATTATCTCAGATATTCTCAGGTGTTTGGCAGCTTCTTGGTGAACCTGAACTCCATGCTCAGCTGGATGTCCTGGCTGAAGTGGTTCAGTATATTCCGCTATGGATTTAACGTgagtctcccccccccccccccccagtggtGTGCTTCTTTGATTCTGGCAGTAATTCACAATCTTGTTCTCCAACAGGGGTTGGCCATCAGAGCTAAGAGAGCAAGTGTTCACCAGCAACTACACAATGTAAGTCTGACAGTCTCAGTGCCTGCCCATGTACAGTGTATAAAACACCCACTATTACAAAAGTGAATCAGATCATGTTAACTGAAGCTGTCAAAGTCCAGATTGTATAGttactgtttttaaatactTCTCCAAATTGCTGCCTAcctcctacccccccccccccctcttttttttttttaaagaatgacaGGTGAAATGTATCTGGATCAACAAGAGATTGATCACAGCACCTGGGGATTCTGGCAGAACCTGGTGGCTCTGACAGgcatcatgtgtgtgtgtctgatgctcGCCTACGTACAGCTCTGCCGGATCAACCGCTGGAGGTGAGGGAGCAGGGAGAAGTGGAACAACCACCCAGACTGAGCAAACTCAACTATCAATTGATAGTCATAAGACACTTGAATAAATACCAAAATTGTCTtcccacaaaaaaataaaaaataaaataaaaataaaaatttgggGGGTTAACataccatgtgtgtgtgagacaatgAGCCCTACCAGTCTGGCTCGATATACTACTAGACCTGGATCAGACATCCAAGTCAACATTGCCTTGATTTGGCCATTGGATATAGGTCAGCACAAACCCTATACTAGGTAGAAGCATGCTTCTCCAATATAAGTTACACTCTTCAAAAGGCTTCCCAAAATGTGCTTGGTTCAACAATTTAATGTGGGATATGTAGTTAAGAGTCCTGTGTGAGTCAGGCTGCATTAAAAAACTGCACTTCTACAAAATCAGCAAGATGTAGAAGATTAACCTCTTTTGCCTTTGGCACTAGCCCTGCATGAGGGTAAAGGGCAAGTGTTCACCATAACGCGTTACCAAACAGTTTAAAAAGTAACTACAAAATTCAGGCTTACAGTAATCTACCCTTGAATAGGATAAGTGAATGATGGGGTTTAATTGACCATTGAGTGGGTCATAAATGTTACCTGTAAATGAAGGAAAACTCCCCCTTTTGAAATTGTTCACCCCCTACTGGTCTACAAGGTCATAAGCACCCATCCTTTAAACTTGCTGCTTCTGGGATAGCTTGGACAATAACAGCAAATTAAAATGAGTTCTTTACTACATAAATTGATTTGGGtttctttaatttcatttaaaaaaaaaaaccgaaaaaaaaaaaaaaaaaaccaagacaAACCCACAATAGTTCAGTATAAACAGAGCCAAGCAGACTGAAGCTTATGACAATCAAGAGGCAGTAAGGGCAGGCTACCAGAGGTCAAGACAAAATCAGGTCTGGGTTAACAGGACAGCTATTTGAGATTTTTCCTGCCCTCAATGCaaaatcatttcaaaatatTGAGAATCAACATTGAAATGTCACTGAAACCAGACAAACAAAAGCTCCTAAATTGGTTCCGGCATAAGGAGTAGTTGCAGTTAGAGTGCAGAGGGAGGGGTTTTACATTAAAAGCCCAATAAATGTCCTGACCCCCTCACTCAAGTCACCAAttcttcacccccaccccccacccccattacAAACATTGTGtgcaaataaaagaaactgTCTTGGCGGAAAACAGCAAACATTCACAGACTTTAGAGCAAATCAGCAGTTGAAACTTGGTGAATAAACCACTTCTACTCCTCTTGTCAGTAAAACCCCTCTCATTCTTCAGACCCCACCTCCTGAATATAAAACTCCCAAGCAGTAGCCCTCCTCTTCCccaaaactaaattaaattgtTGCACTTTAATCCATTATTTAGTTTAAGAACCCCTCCCACAGGaggacattttgttttaaaacagggGAAAGCAGCACTACAGAAATTCTCCTTTAGCTCCTCAGGTCAGTTTGGGCACACAGCACCTCTAACTCCAAACATGGCGCTTGCAGTGATCCACCGCCTGAAAAACAATCAGTTATCATTTACCACCTCAGGAACTACCAGGCAccatttaaatttgttttgtggtttgtttttggtttctgttttgttttgtttttttaatgtgaaagtcTTTGATCAGTTTTGAGCAGGTGCGAGCACAATAGACGGGTGTGCCCGATACTCACGTTGCAGAGGGAGGCCGTTTCCAAGTTCTTGCACCAGAAAGAGGGTCCCCAGCTGCACTGCTCAAGGCCCAGAAGCTTCTGCACTACCTCGGGACACGCGCCCAGCTTCTGTGGAGCCAGTCCGCACAGAACACACTCAGACAAGGCTTCCAACCCTTTCCACTCGAGAACAGGCAGAGCATGCCCCCACGCCCTCCAGTATATCGAATGCTTTTTGGAGGCAAGCTAGTGTGACAGCCTTATAACCATCTTGTACCATTTCACAACAAACCCTGCATCTTTCCAATGCAGCATGTGCAGAACAGGGAGAGTCTTACCATGCAGACAAAGTCAGGGTCCAGGGTCTGGAGCAACAGCTCCACCAGCATAGGCTCATACTGCTCAACCAGCTggtcacactgcacacaggaacacagacaggcagtgaagcagaggaggatCCAGGACTGGCAGTTAGCACTCCGACTCCGAAGAGGATCGCAAGATATTTGACATCAATATTTAAGGCATTCCTTTAGGGACCAAGTCCAGCTGTATTGTCACCTGCAGGTGTTATTCCTAATTGTCCACTAAATACAAGTGATTTTTACTCTGAAGATCATGTCTATTCATTCATGTTTCTAAGATGACTCCTAGTTTGTATTCGTAATCATTAGCTGACGAATGTTCTGAAACGGGGTGCGTCAACCATAAATGCAGGAGCAAAGCTTCAGCCTGAGGATGGATTTAAACAGATTTCAGGTGGTTGAACTAGGTTTGGAATGGCTAAACAATAGTCACACTTAAAGGTCATGGCTTTAGgaccacacacagcatgtgacTGGCACTAAACCATTCTGTAGAGGATCACACTAGCAGTCAGAAGCACACTTGCATAACTCCAGGCCTGACCCACCTGAGTCTTGTACTCATCCGGCAGGAAGTTACAGACTTTCTTCACAGCCTCCTCAATTTCAGCCTGGGTGGCATTCTTCTCCAGGAGCCTGTCCACATAGCGCACAGCCATCTTGCACACGTCACAGAAGCCGCCAGCCTCGAACTCTGCCTTCTCCATCACAGCTGgtggggaagggggggggggggggggagatccGAGATCAAGAacctttttatttctgaaaggTTTTAAGTTATGCAGTATGACAAATGCAGGAAAGGAAGCAgaatgcgcgcgcacacacgcacttacgGATAAGGGTGCGGCCTGCCCCATTGCAGAGCCCCAGCACGACGCAAACAGACTTGGGGTCGGCAGCCTGCATGATCAGCTCGATGATCGCCTGGCCGTAGGTCTCAATCAGGTCCTTGCACTGGGCAGTAAGTGTAGATGGCAGGATGTTGCACACTTTCTCCACAGCCTGCACCACTTCCTCCTTAAAAGACCACAGCACAAGGTCAGCACGATACCGCCAAACCAGAAAACATGGATATATAAATGGAACCTGACCTCTACATCAGAAGCTTTCTGAAAAAGGAATTCAAAGACAACAGCACGCAAGCAAGTAGGGTGGCCAAGTACCAGCATTACTTTGAGACCGGCTCTGCAAGTATAACCTGCATGTGATCAGGAAGGCTTCCCCCGCAAACTGTGCCTGCTGATGGCCTACCTCAGTGGTATGATCCTGGATCATATTCTCCAGCTCCCTCATCACAAACTCACAGATGGCACACTGAGGGGGTTCACGTGCACGCACCATcttctgacacacaaacacacactttgaaTTGGTTATAGATGGGGAAAATATAGAAAGGCATGAATATGTAGTATGtacagtgcatctggaaagtatTTACAGCACATCATGTTAAAGCCTTATTCCAAAACAGATCAAATGAATTTTTAGGGAAAAATTACACACCGCCCCATCCacaatgacaaagtgaaaagaTTTGTTTGGAATTCAtccaaatccccccccccaaaaacaaaacccacatgtacagaagtattcacagcctttgctcaatacttgaagcacctttggcagcaattacagcctcaagtcttttCGAGCATGACGCTACAAGTTTGGAacacctatttttgggcagCTTCTCCcgttctttgcagaacctctcaagctccatcaggttggatggggagcgtCAGGGCACAGCCAtctcagatctctccagagatgttcaatcagGTTAAAGTCTGGGCCGCTCAAGAACAGAGTTGTGCCAAAGCCACTTGTtggctgtgtgcttagggtcgttgtcctgttggaagatgaaccttcgGCCCAGTCTGCGGTCCAGAGAGGGTTTTCAAGGatctctgtacattgctgcattcatctttccctcaaCCCTGACTggtctcccagttcctgctgccgaaaaacaaccccacagcatgatgctgccatgcttcactgtagggatggtactggccaggtgatgagcggtgcctggtttcctccagacatgacacttggcattcaggccaaagagttcaatctttgtttcatcagaccagagaagagtccttcaggtgccttttggcaaactccaagcaggccatcttgtgccttttactgaggagtggcttccGTCTGGCCACTACgatacaggcctgattggtggagtgctgcagaaatggttgtccttctggaaggttctcctctctccacagatcaacactgaagctctgtcagagtgacccttgggttcttggtcacctccctgactaagaCCCTTCTACCCTGATCACTCAGATGGGCTAGGCAGCCTGCTCTAGGAAGAGTTCTGGTAGTTCCAACCTTCTATTTACAGAGcccactgtgctcattgggatcttcaatgctgcagaaatttTTCCCCTATACCCTTCCCCCAAGCTGTGCCTCAATATAATCCTGTCtcggaggtctacagacaattccttggatttcatggcttggtttgtgctctgaaatactgccaactatgggaccttatacagacaggtgtgtgcacgcgcctttccaaatcatgtccaatcaattGGATTTACCACCGGTGGCctccaatcaagttgtcgaaacaactgaaggatgatcagtggaaacaagaGGCACCTGAGCACAATtctgagtgtcatggcaaaggctgtgaatgcTTATGTacagtgtgctttttttttttatataaacttgAAACAAATTCCATCATTTTTCACTGTGTCATCATTATGCGGTAGTGtattaatccattttggaataaggctatAACACAATGTTGAAAAAATGGAGCACTGAATACTTTTCAGATGCACTGTATATGTTCAAACATGTATATGCACATGCTATACTGTTGCATGCTGCATCAAACAGCCAAACAGCAATTAAATCTTCAGTTTCAGGCCAAACTGAAGATGCAGGGTGGGCTGCTTTACCTTTGCAGACTTGAGAGAGGTGGCCTCAACCACTTTAGTCGCAGGGACAGTTTTCACCAGGGGGATGGATTTGGCTGCCACCAGCGTGTACATGGGCATGGGGCTGGAGGAACAGACACCAATGCGGGTGCAGATGTCTTTCGGTTGCTACAGGGAGGAGGAACAAGAGTGCATAGATGAAAGTTGTAAACAAGGGCAACAGTGAGGAACCAGCGAATGTACATTGGACACAAGAGTAACCAGTATAAGTGTACAGTGGAGAATCATGCACGCAGCATTTGGAGTGCAAAGCCCAGTTTCCCCCAGAAACCACTTGAGCCCATCATAAATGGGAGAGTGAGCATAATTCTAAAGTACTCTATTCAATCAATCATATAAAGAAAGTAAGCTGCGATGGCTTTGGACAACTATGCTCCGTTTGGTCTGGATACAGCCATGCGAGTACCTCTAGACTCAAGTCATGCACTACATGTTGTAAAGCTCCACAGAGCAGCCATGCCTCTCACCatccacagcacacagcaggtttTACTGCAGCCAGGCATGCAAGTCACCAAACCACATCAGACAGGCAAAGGCCTTGGGTCACTTCTAATGACTGTTGGGACACGggcaatccaaaacaaaaaGCCCAACTCCAGTCCGAGAACCGCAGTTCTGCAGTTGTGATTAAAACACTCAAGACAACCAAGACACACTGGAACAGGAAAGTCTCCACAGGAAAAGCATGTTTCACATGGGTGATTCATGCCAGAATCTGGACACAAGTCTGTACAACTTCCCCCAAGCAACAAAAAATAAGGACGCTTTTGACGTGGCCCTGGGGTCAGGTTGCAGCGTGATCACATCAACGTGGGTTTCGGTTCTTGGGCATTAGTACGCCATGATCGTTTCACACCTCATGCGAGTCATTTCAGACGCCATCATCCAGGTAATGATGATCACACTAAAACTATGAGGGGAGTCCCAATACCCAGGACAAAAAGCAAACTCTTTTACAAGATATTTATACATTCATCCAAATTAGAGCAGAGATGAAGCTAAACAAGGTTGTGGGCTTCCAGAACTCGAGTTGGGCACCCTGCTCTAAAAATATGTAGATAAAGGACTATGCAGAACAAAGCATTTAGACAAAACACGAGCATGCTAACCACCACtataaagaaaaggaaaagctGAAGTTGAAGGGTATTCTGCAGATTAAAATGCACTCTGGGAGGTGGCAGGTAGCAAGTGTGAATGAATAATGGGTATACTGGCAGGTTAATGAACatgcttaaaataaatgttttaatactgtgAGTAACTATTCTATAACTGCACAGGTTAACAATGGTTACCCACAGCACAGGCAagtatgcccccccccccaaaaaaaacaaaca
This region of Electrophorus electricus isolate fEleEle1 chromosome 11, fEleEle1.pri, whole genome shotgun sequence genomic DNA includes:
- the abcg2c gene encoding LOW QUALITY PROTEIN: broad substrate specificity ATP-binding cassette transporter ABCG2c (The sequence of the model RefSeq protein was modified relative to this genomic sequence to represent the inferred CDS: inserted 2 bases in 1 codon; deleted 1 base in 1 codon), translating into MDEGLECDRVSVHAEEAALYFQAPGPTVSFYKLRYCVKKRTGIISGKWMEKEVLKDVSGIMKSGMNAIMGPTGSRKTSLLDVLAGRKDPKGLKSGQVLVDNSIMTTRIRLSAAYVVQNDVLMGTLTVKENLTFSANLRLSPADYTSLDKAENVDSVIQELGLKDCADTKIGAEFLQGVSGGERKRCSIGMELITSPSLLFLDEPTTGLDSNTASAIVALLHNLSRKGKTVIFSIHQPRFSIFRQFDHLTLLNKGEVVYAAAADQAISYFEGLGYKCEPFNNPADFFLDITNENLFPQGDAGKSETLNSGDIMLSCENPLALRYRQSSQYCQLTEHLQELTQGLSLQAKTGSDQACYATSFCYQLRLVSSRTVKNILKNPQTSYAQLFLNIFFCILVGLIYCQIPHTLPEALQNRTGAFFFLVINMVFGNLSAVELFISDRVLFIHENSSGYYRTSVYFLSKVFADLIPNRILPVFFSAIPYFMMALKPKVEAFFLFCLTXSLISLAAVSLAFLVSTSVGSFAMANILIALPFVFMMVFGSFLVNLNSMLSWMSWLKWFSIFRYGFNVKLREQVFTSNYTIMTGEMYLDQQEIDHSTWGFWQNLVALTGIMCVCLMLAYVQLCRINRWR
- the psap gene encoding prosaposin isoform X3, which encodes MFLALLFVSTAVATPLLGTEQCARGPPYWCQNVKTASLCGAVPHCQQNVWSQPQMKSVPCDLCREVVIVVDQLLKENSTESELLGYMEKTCQLIPDEDLATECKEMVDNYYPILMGIIKGELEDPSVVCGALGLCVTQQEGLAKAQLVSNEIPQVDLSQRISPMLLNIPQLLFPEEAANKEETDALEEATGDVCASCVQFITDFQNEAKGNATFVNSLITELESQCELLGPGLCDMCKQYVSQYGSLVIQQLMSMQPKDICTRIGVCSSSPMPMYTLVAAKSIPLVKTVPATKVVEATSLKSAKKMVRAREPPQCAICEFVMRELENMIQDHTTEEEVVQAVEKVCNILPSTLTAQCKDLIETYGQAIIELIMQAADPKSVCVVLGLCNGAGRTLIPVMEKAEFEAGGFCDVCKMAVRYVDRLLEKNATQAEIEEAVKKVCNFLPDEYKTQCDQLVEQYEPMLVELLLQTLDPDFVCMKLGACPEVVQKLLGLEQCSWGPSFWCKNLETASLCNAVDHCKRHVWS
- the psap gene encoding prosaposin isoform X1; the encoded protein is MFLALLFVSTAVATPLLGTEQCARGPPYWCQNVKTASLCGAVPHCQQNVWSQPQMKSVPCDLCREVVIVVDQLLKENSTESELLGYMEKTCQLIPDEDLATECKEMVDNYYPILMGIIKGELEDPSVVCGALGLCVTQQEGLAKAQLVSNEIPQVDLSQRISPMLLNIPQLLFPEEAANKEETDALEEATGDVCASCVQFITDFQNEAKGNATFVNSLITELESQCELLGPGLCDMCKQYVSQYGSLVIQQLMSMEEQPKDICTRIGVCSSSPMPMYTLVAAKSIPLVKTVPATKVVEATSLKSAKKMVRAREPPQCAICEFVMRELENMIQDHTTEEEVVQAVEKVCNILPSTLTAQCKDLIETYGQAIIELIMQAADPKSVCVVLGLCNGAGRTLIPVMEKAEFEAGGFCDVCKMAVRYVDRLLEKNATQAEIEEAVKKVCNFLPDEYKTQCDQLVEQYEPMLVELLLQTLDPDFVCMKLGACPEVVQKLLGLEQCSWGPSFWCKNLETASLCNAVDHCKRHVWS
- the psap gene encoding prosaposin isoform X2; protein product: MFLALLFVSTAVATPLLGTEQCARGPPYWCQNVKTASLCGAVPHCQQNVWSQPQMKSVPCDLCREVVIVVDQLLKENSTESELLGYMEKTCQLIPDEDLATECKEMVDNYYPILMGIIKGELEDPSVVCGALGLCVTQQEGLAKAQLVSNEIPQVDLSQRISPMLLNIPQLLFPEEAANKEETDALEEATGDVCASCVQFITDFQNEAKGNATFVNSLITELESQCELLGPGLCDMCKQYVSQYGSLVIQQLMSMEEQPKDICTRIGVCSSSPMPMYTLVAAKSIPLVKTVPATKVVEATSLKSAKMVRAREPPQCAICEFVMRELENMIQDHTTEEEVVQAVEKVCNILPSTLTAQCKDLIETYGQAIIELIMQAADPKSVCVVLGLCNGAGRTLIPVMEKAEFEAGGFCDVCKMAVRYVDRLLEKNATQAEIEEAVKKVCNFLPDEYKTQCDQLVEQYEPMLVELLLQTLDPDFVCMKLGACPEVVQKLLGLEQCSWGPSFWCKNLETASLCNAVDHCKRHVWS